A window of Bradyrhizobium sp. AZCC 1610 contains these coding sequences:
- a CDS encoding alpha/beta fold hydrolase encodes MTTLTPSGFLTIGASHLEYRMIGPSPEAAPTIVVLHEGLGSTGLWGDFPDQLQAATGAGVFVYSRAGYGASTPVKLPRPLDYMHVEALDVLPKLLDKIGFRRGLLLGHSDGASIATIYTGSHQDHRVQGLALIAPHFIVEDISVASIAQIRNAYETTNLKGKLSRWHRDVDNAFYGWNGAWLDPDFRNWDISEYLAYIRVPVAILQGVDDQYGTMRQVEIAQEECYCPVDVTVVPGAGHQPHREAPGATLDAISEFANAVLHVDDGSHGRAA; translated from the coding sequence ATGACAACCCTAACCCCCTCAGGCTTCCTGACCATCGGCGCCTCCCATCTCGAATACCGCATGATCGGCCCGTCGCCCGAGGCGGCGCCGACCATCGTGGTGCTGCATGAGGGGCTCGGATCGACCGGGCTGTGGGGCGACTTTCCGGATCAGCTTCAGGCCGCGACCGGCGCGGGCGTGTTCGTCTATTCGCGCGCTGGCTACGGTGCATCGACACCGGTGAAACTGCCGCGGCCGCTCGACTACATGCATGTCGAGGCGCTCGACGTATTGCCAAAACTGCTCGACAAGATCGGCTTTCGCCGCGGCCTCCTGCTCGGACATTCCGACGGCGCTTCGATCGCTACGATCTATACAGGCTCGCATCAGGATCACCGCGTCCAGGGCCTCGCGTTGATCGCCCCGCATTTCATCGTCGAGGATATTTCGGTGGCCTCGATTGCGCAGATAAGAAACGCCTACGAGACCACGAACCTGAAGGGAAAGCTGTCGCGCTGGCACCGGGATGTCGATAACGCCTTCTATGGCTGGAACGGCGCCTGGCTCGATCCTGATTTCCGCAACTGGGACATTTCCGAATACCTCGCCTATATCCGCGTACCGGTGGCGATCCTGCAGGGTGTGGACGACCAGTATGGGACCATGCGCCAGGTCGAGATCGCGCAGGAAGAGTGCTACTGTCCGGTCGATGTGACTGTCGTTCCGGGAGCGGGACATCAGCCGCACCGTGAAGCCCCGGGGGCGACGCTGGATGCGATTTCGGAATTCGCAAATGCGGTGTTGCACGTCG